CCATAAGTTAAGGACCGCAATATCTGGTGAATGTTCACTGGGAAGGGTTGGTATTTGCAAACGTTTTAGATGACGAGTTTAGTTGTATGGGGTTGGCAGTCAGAAACATTGGGTTGGCAGCCAGAAACGTATGGCAATTTTTGGGAATGTTCACCGGAAAGGTTAGTATTTGTAAACGTTTTAGATGATAAGTTTAGTTGTATGGGGTTGGCAATCACAAACATATTGCAGTTTTTGAGAAGAGAAATTTTACAACAAAAAACGGCAGGATTTGCCATCTCGTATCATACCAGGTAAAGTTGCCAAAAAAAAAGTAGCTTGTCATCCCCCTCCTAGCTGACGTTTGTCAGTTATCATTAACATAAATTAATAATAACAAAATTCGATCAATTCCCTCAAGCAGAATGCAAGCTTCACAGTTTTGCTGAAGATGCAAAGGACCTCAAGCGAAGGAAAAAATTGCTGCAATGTTGAATTGATGCAGTCCATAGTTGCCAGAATTTCGGGCACAGTAAATATTAGTTTAACATGCTAAATAGATCAGGTGAGAGGTACAACCGCTGAATTTCAGCTTCACACCTCAAATGAAAAGTCAAAGCTCCTTTTGCACCTATGTTGTCTCTGTCTTATTGTTTGATTTCTCCATTGAATAATCCATTTTGACAGCAACTCAAGACTAAAGAATGGAAAAGGTAAACACTTGCTAGCTGAAAATTCCTAGAATTCAAGGAAAGAACGTTCCAATTGAACCATGCTTGGGAGAAAAGTATGATCTTGAGACAGTCCAAAAGACCACCACCCTCCACATATAATAAAGGTCACGCCAAATGGAAATACGCACATTCCCTAGAATATTACACCGTTGCCTCTCTGAAAATGACACCGCCCGGAAATGTATATGTGAGTACAAGTGGCAGAAGCTTCTCACAAGTTGCACCCATTCAGCTTTAGAAGTCAAGGGTCTATCTGGCCATGAAGTGGAAATAGACTTAAAAAAAACGCCCTTCATGAATTCCAAGAAAGCAACAGGTTGTTCTGAGCCACAAAGGGCTGAATAATGCTCCATCATTATCAGCCTCCCTGGTTGGCCGGTTAGGTTAGGTATAGGTGTATTTGTACCTAATTCTTCCAGCTCAACAGTTATATTAGTAGTACAGATCATATCAGCAAAGGAACAAGAACAATTATATCAGTACAGGTCAGGTGGACAAATAAAAAGAGAAGAACCAGATGCTGAGCCCACAACGTTTCATGTCCTGGAAGACCTGTCAGTTAGACAACTCGAAAGTGCTCAATAGTAcgacatgaaagatatcattattAGCAAGGCCACTGTATCTACTATTTTGTTGGGGAAAACATATACTATTAGAGAAAGATTCCCCGGATGATTGGCACTGAGCTGACAAAAAGTATGGCCACAATGTTAGCTGCCTAAACATGTTGATCCAGGAAATAGTGTAACATGAGCAGAGAACTTCCATTAAACACCTTGAAGAGTGATTTTTCTGATAAAATTACATTTGGTATTGATTGGAACCAGCACTGACTGAAACAGCGGTGGGAAATGTAACACAATCACACATCTAAATCTAGAACACCACGTACAAGATTTATCCCAGAGGATATTATTATCAAGCACTGACTGGCTATCTACATATAGGGCCGAGGAAGAAGCTAAATCTTAATTACACAAAGCCTCATCTTAGTTCGCGAGAGCTAAAACCATGGACAGGAACCGGTGTTTTGCAGAGTTTTTGGCACCGTGTTTATACCGAATCAACCTCTTCAACCTGCTGACGAGCAAGATATCTCTCTCTTCGTTCCTTCTGAAATAGGAAAAATGGAGAATGTGATCACATGGTGCACAGACGCATCTCGGCTCTCGGGCATTAGTAAAAGACTGGACTATTGTCATTAAAAACACTCGAGCACTGATCTTACCCATTCATCGATCACAAGCCCTTCACCAACGATAGGGGGACTGGTGTCTTCTGGAGGCTTCTTGCGTGCCTCAAGAGCTGCTTCAGCTTCAGCGAGCTGACGCTTGAGTCTGTCCAGTTGCTTCAAGGAAGAAATTGCCACAAATGTGTAAGGTGAATTTGCTGCTCCCCAGAATTGTGTTGTACTCAGAGCGAAAGCAAGAGAAAAGATGGGGCTCTGATGTCACTTACTGCGCTAGGACGCTCAGCATCCAAGAAAATAACCCGCAGAATTTGTTCAACTGCAACCTGATCTTTCTGCTCATCGAACTGTGACATACGAGTATATAGGTAAAACTTagagagagaaaaaaaatgaaactaCAACAATAAGACTTTAGGCGATTGGACGGTTTCAAGGGGCAAAAGAACATACCAATTCTGGAACATACTCCACAGGCCCTTTAACTTTCAGGCTAACAATCTTGAACTTGACCTTGCACTTCTGATCTAAAGGCTTCTCGTTGTTCTCAGGATGCTCCACAAACTTGAACACTGGAATTGAATGGTTGAACAATGAAAAAAGAGGGGAATAAAAACAAAGAAATGCACATCAAAGGTTGAAATCTGCTTTGCATTACCTGTAGCTATGATGGTTTCTCCTGGAGCAAGTATGCCGCCGGGAGGCCTCATGAAGCAGCTCTTTGGTGCTGTTGTTTGGAACTAAAAAA
The sequence above is drawn from the Triticum aestivum cultivar Chinese Spring chromosome 7A, IWGSC CS RefSeq v2.1, whole genome shotgun sequence genome and encodes:
- the LOC123147422 gene encoding vesicle-associated protein 4-1, encoding MPLWGTASGPPPPLAEGGGAEGSGGSSGAAAIRSLLPTRRRLRLDPPSKLYFPYEPGKQVRSAVKIKNISKSHVAFKFQTTAPKSCFMRPPGGILAPGETIIATVFKFVEHPENNEKPLDQKCKVKFKIVSLKVKGPVEYVPELFDEQKDQVAVEQILRVIFLDAERPSAQLDRLKRQLAEAEAALEARKKPPEDTSPPIVGEGLVIDEWKERRERYLARQQVEEVDSV